One genomic segment of Arthrobacter sp. zg-Y1110 includes these proteins:
- the coaA gene encoding type I pantothenate kinase, which produces MVTERHVKSSAAQPPESSFTPFVELDRKTWSRLSHEIRSPLNQEDILRLRGVGDQLNLDEIREVYLPLSRLLNLYVAAAGRLHSATTTFLGEKTTRTPFVIGVAGSVAVGKSTTARVLREMLRRWPETPNVELITTDGFLYPNAELERRGLMQRKGFPESYDRRRLLRFVSEVKSGAEEVRAPKYSHLTYDIVPGEEIVVRRPDVLIVEGLNVLAPARTRADGRAGLALSDFFDFSIYVDARTSYIEEWYVQRFQSLRTGAFADPASYFHRYADLTDEEARATALDIWKRINEPNLITNVLPTRGRAQLVLTKDADHSVRRMLLRKT; this is translated from the coding sequence ATGGTGACCGAACGCCATGTAAAGTCCTCCGCGGCCCAGCCGCCCGAGAGCAGTTTCACTCCCTTCGTCGAACTGGACCGCAAGACGTGGTCGCGGCTGTCACATGAGATACGCTCCCCGCTCAACCAGGAGGACATCCTTCGGCTGCGCGGCGTCGGTGACCAGCTGAACCTGGATGAAATCAGGGAGGTCTACCTCCCGCTCTCCAGGCTGCTGAACCTGTATGTGGCTGCTGCGGGCCGCCTGCACAGTGCCACCACCACATTCCTCGGCGAGAAGACGACCCGTACCCCGTTCGTGATCGGCGTGGCTGGATCCGTGGCTGTCGGCAAATCCACCACGGCCCGGGTCCTGCGTGAAATGCTGCGCCGCTGGCCGGAAACTCCGAACGTGGAACTGATTACCACGGACGGTTTCCTGTACCCCAACGCAGAGCTGGAACGCCGCGGGCTGATGCAGCGCAAGGGCTTCCCGGAGTCCTATGACCGACGCCGGCTGCTGCGCTTTGTCAGCGAGGTCAAGAGCGGTGCCGAGGAAGTCCGGGCGCCGAAGTATTCGCACCTGACGTACGACATTGTCCCCGGCGAGGAGATAGTGGTCCGCCGGCCGGACGTGCTCATTGTCGAGGGGCTGAATGTCCTTGCCCCGGCCAGGACGCGCGCCGACGGGCGTGCCGGCCTTGCGCTGAGCGATTTCTTCGATTTCTCCATTTACGTGGACGCGCGCACCTCCTACATCGAGGAATGGTATGTCCAGCGCTTCCAGTCGCTGCGCACCGGGGCCTTCGCTGACCCGGCATCCTACTTCCACCGCTACGCGGATCTGACGGACGAAGAGGCCCGGGCCACGGCCCTGGATATCTGGAAGCGGATCAACGAGCCGAACCTCATCACCAACGTGCTGCCCACGAGGGGCCGCGCCCAGCTGGTGCTGACCAAGGACGCGGACCACTCGGTGAGGCGGATGCTCCTGCGCAAGACGTAG
- the glmM gene encoding phosphoglucosamine mutase, with protein sequence MTRLFGTDGVRGLANGLITAEVALGLAQAAAVVLGHRRVEQGRRPVAVVARDPRISGDFISAAMEAGLASSGVDVYDAGVLPTPAAAYLVADLGADFGVVISASHNAAPDNGIKFLARGGQKLDDAVEDAIEAEMALPSMRPTGSEVGRIHRFADAEDRYVVHLLQTLPNRIEGLKVVLDCAHGAASGCSPQVFADAGAEVVVIGAEPDGLNINEGYGSTHLEQLQAAVVAHGADLGIAHDGDADRCLAVDHEGTVVDGDQIMAIMAIAMKEAGKLKDNALVATVMSNLGLKLALREAGIELIETGVGDRYVLEGMRRGGYSLGGEQSGHVIFSEYATTGDGVLTGLQLAAQVARSGRTLKQLAGVMQKLPQVLINVKGVDKSAVETNEPVRLAVEQAGQALGETGRVLLRPSGTEPVVRVMVEAADMETAADTARRLAETVETHLALNAGAGASV encoded by the coding sequence ATGACTAGATTGTTTGGAACGGACGGCGTCCGTGGGCTGGCGAACGGGCTGATCACCGCCGAAGTTGCCCTGGGGCTTGCACAGGCCGCAGCAGTGGTGCTGGGCCATCGCCGAGTGGAACAGGGCCGTCGTCCGGTCGCTGTGGTTGCCCGGGACCCGCGCATCAGCGGTGACTTCATCTCCGCCGCCATGGAGGCCGGCCTCGCCAGCTCAGGTGTCGATGTCTACGACGCCGGCGTTCTGCCGACCCCGGCCGCGGCGTACCTGGTAGCTGACCTTGGCGCAGATTTCGGCGTTGTCATCTCCGCCTCCCACAACGCTGCCCCCGACAACGGCATCAAGTTCCTGGCCCGCGGCGGGCAGAAGCTGGATGACGCCGTCGAGGACGCCATCGAGGCCGAAATGGCACTCCCCAGCATGCGTCCCACCGGAAGCGAGGTGGGACGGATCCACCGCTTCGCCGATGCCGAGGACCGGTATGTGGTCCACCTGCTGCAGACCCTTCCCAACCGCATCGAGGGCCTGAAAGTGGTCCTGGACTGTGCGCACGGGGCAGCAAGCGGCTGCTCACCCCAGGTCTTCGCCGACGCAGGTGCCGAAGTAGTGGTCATCGGCGCCGAGCCGGACGGCCTCAACATCAACGAGGGTTACGGTTCCACCCACCTGGAGCAGCTGCAGGCAGCCGTGGTGGCGCATGGAGCCGACCTGGGCATCGCCCACGACGGCGACGCCGACCGCTGCCTTGCCGTGGACCATGAAGGCACAGTGGTGGACGGTGACCAGATCATGGCAATCATGGCCATTGCCATGAAGGAAGCCGGCAAGCTCAAGGACAATGCGCTGGTGGCTACGGTCATGAGCAACCTCGGCCTGAAGCTCGCCCTCCGCGAGGCAGGCATCGAGCTCATCGAAACCGGTGTGGGGGACCGCTACGTGCTCGAAGGGATGCGCCGCGGCGGCTACAGCCTCGGCGGGGAACAGTCCGGGCACGTCATCTTCTCCGAATACGCGACCACCGGAGACGGCGTCCTCACCGGCCTGCAGCTGGCGGCCCAGGTTGCGCGGTCCGGCCGGACCCTGAAGCAGCTGGCCGGCGTTATGCAGAAGCTGCCGCAGGTGCTCATTAACGTCAAGGGCGTGGACAAGTCCGCCGTCGAGACCAACGAACCGGTACGGCTCGCGGTCGAGCAGGCAGGGCAGGCACTGGGCGAAACCGGGCGGGTGCTGCTCCGGCCCTCGGGCACCGAACCGGTGGTCCGGGTCATGGTGGAGGCCGCGGACATGGAAACAGCAGCCGACACCGCACGGCGGCTCGCCGAAACGGTGGAAACCCATCTGGCCCTTAATGCAGGCGCCGGAGCATCGGTCTAG
- the rpsI gene encoding 30S ribosomal protein S9: protein MAQNTEELNENTEELSSYTSESSDSVQADVKERPALTVPGSAVGRRKQAIARVRLVPGTGKWIVNDRELEDYFPNKLHQQEVNEPFKLLDLEGAYDVIARIHGGGPSGQAGALRLGVARSLNEIDRENNRPALKKAGFLTRDARVIERKKAGLKKARKAPQYSKR from the coding sequence GTGGCTCAGAACACTGAAGAGCTCAATGAAAACACCGAGGAGCTTTCGAGCTACACCTCGGAATCCTCTGACTCGGTCCAGGCCGACGTCAAGGAACGCCCGGCCCTGACCGTCCCCGGCTCCGCCGTCGGACGCCGCAAGCAGGCTATTGCCCGCGTGCGCCTCGTTCCGGGTACCGGCAAGTGGATCGTCAACGACCGCGAGCTCGAGGATTACTTCCCGAACAAGCTGCACCAGCAGGAAGTCAACGAGCCGTTCAAGCTTCTTGACCTCGAAGGCGCATACGACGTCATTGCACGCATCCACGGCGGCGGCCCCTCCGGCCAGGCCGGCGCGCTGCGTCTGGGCGTTGCCCGCTCGCTGAACGAGATCGACCGCGAGAACAACCGCCCCGCCCTGAAGAAGGCAGGCTTCCTGACTCGTGACGCCCGCGTCATCGAGCGTAAGAAGGCCGGTCTCAAGAAGGCCCGTAAGGCACCTCAGTACTCCAAGCGCTAA